The nucleotide window CGTACCAACATCACGCACTCCACTCGGACCCTACAGGCTTATATTCTAGTCATCAGACAAGCCCGCATCCAATAAGCTGTGGAGACGAATTGTAAACTGCGTGAGTGGCGgaaagaaatggaaggatAGAAGCCACATTTCACCGGAATTGAGTCCTCGCTCGATTTTGTTCGGCGGCGGACATGGCTTACCATTATTATCATGTGCGCATCATCATATATTGATCACACATACAAAGGGCCCTGTATCCTTGCAAATCATTTGATCAATGTGTTCCTGATGCAGTTCCTGGGACCTGCATAGAAGGCTAAATGTTGGAGTCAAATGATTATTTATCGACAATCAGAAATATACGCGGAGTCCGCATCACATGTTGTCACGCCGAACGGGCCGAGAAGGAAATGTTGAATTCTGTAAACTATCCCATGGGTCGAGACTCAGCCAAAATATGTACATTGCATACGATTATACGCTACAATTAATGGTTCTGCCTTGGGACACCCGCCGTCTGAGCGAGTTTCTGATACTTGACCGCTCCCTTGATCACCATACCGTCACTCAATTCACTCGCAGTCTCTCTGAAGATCTCCTGCCAAGGCGTTTGACTCTTTGGTACCTTGTAGGgacccatctccttctttctggCCTCGATCTCTTCAGCCGATAATAAGACGTTGGCACTGCGTTTGAGCAAGTCAATTCTGAGACGATCGCCATCCTTGAGATATGCTAACATGCCGCCGGTTGCCGCTTCAGGGGAGGCATTCAGGATACTTGGGGAGCCACTCGTGCCGCTTTGTCGGCCATCACCAATACAAGGTAACTCAATACCTTGGTTGATCAATCTTCCAGGCGGAATCATATTGACAACTTCAGCGGCACCAGGGTATCCTTGAGGACCGGCACCTCTCATGACCAAGATAGTTCCGGCATCGATTTTAGACGAGTGTTCGATACGGTGGTGGTAGTCTTCTGGACCGTCAAAGACAGCAACAGGTCCTTCGAACGCCATCGGATCATCGGGTTTGGAAAGATATTGTTCGCGGAAAGCATCAGAAATGACAGAGGTCTTCATGATGGCGCTGTCGAATAAGGAGCCtttgaggtggaggaaacCTGCATTCTCTCTCAGAGGCTTGTCAAAAGGAAGGATGACTCGTCTATCCCGGGAAAAGTCGCCTTCGCAATTCTCTTTGATAGTTTTGCCGGTGATGGTCAACGCGTCGGGATGGGGGAGCTTGTCATATTTGATGAGCTCGGCGATGACAGCTATTGGTCGTCAGCTAAGGTAAGTATATACTGTGCCTTGTCAACGTACATGGAAGGCCACCAGCTCTGTGAAACTCCTCCATAAGCCATTCTCCAGCAGGCTGCACATTCACTAGCAATGGCAAGTGATACCCAACCTTCTCCCAATCATCTCCTGAAAGATCGACTCCAATGTGCTTCGCGACAGCGTTGATATGTATAGGGGCGTTCGTCGAGCCTCCGATAGCCGTGTTGGCAGCGATAGCGTTTTCGAAGGCCTCTTTGGTGAGAACATCGGAGGGCTTGATATCTTCTCGCACCAAGTCGACAATACGCATGCCAGTAGCATAAGCGCAAGCGCCTCGTTCACGATAAACGGCTGGAATGGTGGCGCTACCGGGAAGGGCCATACCAAGGGCTTCTGCCATGCAGTTCATAGTAGTCGCAGTCCCCTATGACAAATTAGCGACGGCTAAAAGGAATCTTGGAGAGCACATACGACAGTATTGCAGTGGCCGACACTATTCATTCTATTTAGTGTctggaggaaaaggaagatgatatGTGCTTACCTGGGAGCAGAAAGCGAAACCTGCTGCACGAACTGACTTTCACTGATCTTTCCAGCAGCATACTCTGCACGACTATCCCACATAACACCGCCTGATCCAATAAGTTTGTGCCCTCGATAACCTATTAAGAGTCAGCTGCTGAATCTCAAAAAGTATCATTATGCATACCATTAAGCATAGGCCCCACATTCTAATACAATCGTCAACAATAATCCTTTTCGCAAAAGAACATGAGAAGACTAACCATGCAGATAGCAGGGATGTTAACGGTAGCGGCAGCCATAAGCAAAGCCGGAGTACTAACAAATTGTAAGCCACGTACTTAAATCTACCCGTACTTACGTCTTATCACAGCCAGTGAGCAGCACCACACCATCGATGGGATACCCAAAAAGCACCTCAACAAGAGACAGATAGGATAGGTTTCGATCCAAGCTTGCCGTAGGTCGTTTCCCCGTTTCTTGTATGGGATGGCAAGGGAATTCGAAGGGAGTACCGCCGTTCGCGATGATACCATCTCGGACTCGCTTCGCAAGCTCCATATGCCCACGGTTACAAGGAGACAAATCTGACCCAGTTTGGGCGATACCGATAATAGGTCGGTTCTTTGGTCGAAGCTCGTCGAGTGTGATACCAAAGTTCATGTAACGTTCGAGGTAAAGGGCAGACATTCCTAACTGGGAGTCAGCTTCGTTAACACACCAGCGCCCAGGGTACTCACCGGGGTCTGAGGGATCATTAAACCACTGCTTCGAACGAAGCGGGACCGCAGGCTCAACACCTTCATAAGGTGCGGCATCTGCAGGAGCAGTGAAAGACCTTTCAGGGCGGTCGACAGGGATATCGCCCTCTTGCTGAAGTTGTTCAGAACGGCCGCAATTGCAGCCTTCGCAAGCGCCGTTAGACATTATGGATGAGGGAATATTTGTTGTGAGTTACAAGATAGGGTGTTCATAGTGACTATAGAGACGGTCAACTGATTGTTATATGTACTCTCATGCGTACACGGGCGATTTTCTATTGGTCGACAGGCTAAGCAAATTCGGTCCGGCTCCCGACGAGCTGACAAGTGAcaagaatgaaagaagCATCAACCGATACAGTATAAACATGAAGCAGGGAAGAATGAGTCTATCGGAGGTACCCGACAGGGTCCGGCTATGACCGCCCGAATATCTATCGTGACTTCCTTCGGTAATtaagtcttcttcttccatgtAGAGGAATGGAGTGGCATTGGCTTGAATATGCATCCAACACACATATTGTTAAGAGATcatggtggagaagaagttcCAGCTCTACTGCCCAAGATCGCAGAAATAAAGGACGGTGAGACGTTGTAGTGCTACGGGTCGTTCGGTACAGGAGTTGGGTATTACGTAAGGGATAGGAGGagcgaagagagagagagcgAGAGACAGCGAGAGTCGGAAGGAGCGGAGCATATAGCTAGCTCAGAGCACCATCCATAGCGAGCCAGAAGGCTACACCCAGTACTACTAGGCAGACCTCACATAGCTATTCGCCCTACATAGCTACACCTATACCCCGGTACCTACTAGTGTATGCCAGCCTACTACACCTACAACACCCTTTCCGCCACATAACCACCATCCCTACGGGAGGGTATAATCCCGATAGCCAGGGGAGTCCTCGTGGTTGGGACTAATCCACCCATCACGCTACAACGTCTaaaaagcggaagcaaCTAGCAGCTCCGTGATTTGTAAGATCAACAGAACAACAGTTGCGCAACAGCTGACCCACTTCTTGGCCCGATTGTTGATAAAAGAAACAGGTGACAGCCAACAATTACCGACAGCAGATGATAGACAAAGGATATATATTTCGTGGacaaaacaaaacaaacgAATTCTCTCAAACAGAAACTGATGTCTTGTTTTGCAGGACCATCAGTCATATACCTACTTGCGACCAGCAAATCATAAGCAAATCCGACACTGAAATTGATACATTCCCAAAAGAAAACCACCATGTATGAATTATTGATGTTAAAAAAATACAGCGAAGATGGAAATAATGACACATGCGGAGCACTGAACATATGGAAAGATAAGCTAACTAAACACTTTAAGCATTTGAAGCACAAGAGAAAGGTGATCGAACAGTCCCAGCACTTATACAACTGTCAGTTTCAACCCTTCTCAAAGAACATTACGAATAACTTACTATTCGAAGACAATTTCCTGAACACTAGTATACAACCCAGGACCGAGCATAAACAGCccaaggatgaagatgatgatgttaaTGACAGTAAGTGTTGTCATCTTGGCATTGGCAAAAAGACGACCCTCGTTGATATGCCAAAACGCGATTGcccagaagatgaagccaAAGAAAGAGTCGAAGGCGGAAGACATGATACTAAGGAAAGAACCCATACTTGGAATGACACTACAGGGAGACATAGGTTAGCAAGAGTTATAATAAGACTCACCGATGTGCAAAACTACTCACTTTCCGAGAATGAAGCCAATACCCCAAATGAGGATGTCGATTATGATCCAGGTACTCCATCCAATGATACTGTGAGAGTGCATGTGCGTGGTCTTGCCCAAAACACGCTTGAAGACAAACTTGGCCGCAATGTTGGCGTAGAGAGAGCCGATGATGACGGTAGGGACAAGCACGAGCGCGAAAGCAGACTTCCTAGCCCACGGTTCAGAAAGAGATCCGATAATGGGAGCTGCAGAATATTGGCCGCAGTAATAGTAGCCGACAGCAGCAGTGACGGTGAAAAGAATGAGCTCGGCAATGGTCAATGTAGCGAGAGCCTTGGGGAAATCTTGGGGTCGCTTCATCTCAGCGATGAAAGAAGGGTAGAGAATTTGACCGATCCAAAGGAAAGTGATGCTGCATGATTGTCAGTGTCTGACCAACGTATCTGCGCGAGGAAAGACGGATGACTCACTTCAAGACGGCGTTGAGACCGTCAACGAAACCTGGACCGCCATCGGGTAAACCGATCGAAGTAAGGACAGGTCCGGTGGCGTCCAAAGGTGCATCTTCAATAGCGGCGTAGGTCAAGGACAAGACGATAGCGATGAACATGACAATGGCGGAAACGATGGACAAGACGGAGACATGTTTGAGGGTTCGAGGGAGAGAGCAAAGAACTGAATGGATAGGCTTAATTAAACTTCGCCACAGTCGTCAAGATACACTCACTACCAATGATAGCAGTAACAGCTTGGAAGATGACTGTGCAAGCACCATTGTCACTGAGTGTGTTGAAGACTAAATATAAAATTAGTGAGCCACTTCAGAGACGGCCGAATTCAACTCACTCTTTGCTCCGGTGAAAACGTGGAAGCCGACTGTGAGACGTTAGAGGACACCCACAGTCACGTCACCAAACCAAGTGAGTGTATTTACCAAGGAAGATGTTGTTAAGCAAAAGCATGATTCCAGTAGCTTCGAAAGCAACTCTAGGAACTCGGGGCTAATACCGACTGAGGTCAGCGGGGTAGTCCGCAACCGCGAGCGGCGAAAACAGAACATACGAAAAGAATCGCAGCGATGTCACAGATGTCTCGAGCCTCAGGATGTTTCATACAAAATTGCCAAAGCACATAACTTGTGTCTGCGCATGGTTACGTTAGCGGGAAAGAACTAACGAATCAAGCTGGGTGAAAGGCGACTTACACCAAGTAACAAGACCCAAGCCGAAAGTGATAAAAGCGCCACATACCTAATAAGGGCCTGATAAGTTTCACTCGCTTcgataaaaaaaaatagtCAATGGGGACAGAGACTCACCCATCCAAGAACACTCCAACTCCAGGCAAGGGCGAGGATGGCCAAACAGACGTACTCGCCGAAAAGGAGTACAGCAGCTTTTTGCCAACTTAATGTTCGGTACTTGATCTCATGggattcttcttcttgggcgagggcgatgaATGGATCAGAAGCACCATCTTCAGAATAGATTTCTGAtctattcttcttttcaagGTAGGAATAATCTTGGTCCGACATTGTTCTGTAGTGTTGTTGGCGTTGTTAGCTTGAGTCAAAATCGCCGAGTGACAAACGAAAGGAGTCGTGGTAAGATAGTGAACGCACAATATGGGGACAGGACTCTGCTCGAGTACTGGATCGTTCTGGAAAAGTTAACGGAAAGTGTTGTATCGAGGGTAATGGAAGAGAGCGCTGTTGGAGATGAATGAGAGAGGCAAAATATGTGTCGAGAACCTTTTCAAGTAGTTAATAAAGAAGTGTAAGGTTACCGGCAGTACAGCAAAGGCTACGTACTGGCTGAAGAGGGGAGAGGCAAACATCAGGAAACTGCAAATAAAAAGCTTTTCTTGTGTAACCTGACGTCAGACTAGCATTTTTGCATGTTTTGGAGGGTCTCTACAGTGTGGGCCAAGAGGATTCCAGATAAATGTCGGATATATACAAGCCTTGCGTGTTGCGCGTCATCAAGCAAAATGGCGTGATGATATGATAAGAAGTAATGATAGTCGGCGGCATCGGGCGCCATACTCTCTTGGGCGGGACCGCGAGACCGTTCCCTGATTGGTCCCtgttctttccttctggGGTCCGCCCGACTGCCGGAAGCGACAGTGACGTTTAACGTTCTATGCAATGAGCGATGGGGTACCAGAGTACCAGTGCAAAGCACTGTTGAGTTCTTACTCAGAAAGAAGATCATATGCTTATGCATATGTCTAGCGATCAGTAAAAGCCTTCGTTCCATGACAGATTCCACATCCTCTGATGGGCGGCGTTCGATGCCCAACAGAGAACGTCAAGCTTTCAGGGCTCCCCGAACGAGCGGTAAATGATGAAATGCTTGAGCCGGAGAGGCAACGAGCGGCGATGGGAAACTGCACaaggagcaaggaaagCCCCAAATAGCAAATTGCGGTACATAATCTCGTTGCGGTTTTCGGTGATTGaagctcttctctttcaattACTGCATCCAAGTCCAAATTTCGGCGTGGATCGCACTTTCTGCTCATTTATCgtttttcctctttcttaGGTCCGACACCGAAAGGAGCTCAAGAGGAGACAGTCAAGCCCGTCGGAAAAGGAGCAATAGCAGTCTTCGGTTGCTCCAGCTGCGCTACCCATCGTTGTCCATTCTTAAATGCACCATGCATCTCCTGCCTACTCTCTGGCCTTTGCGTTTCAGGCAAAAATAAATTAAATAGGAACTATCATCCCACCACTTACGCCTCCCTGCCGATCCCGACCGCGTCGTCATCGCGGCATTCTACCAACTTCACCCCTTATGTGAACCAAGACTCCAAAAATGATACTTAGATAGTTAAATTTGATAGTTGATTGTCTGCCTCGAAGCTCAGAGCTCAGAGCTTTGCAAAAAAAATGCCGAACAAATTCTTACGGCATCGTCGATTCGTCGGCGATGATGTCGGTGATGTTTATGCGAAGAATATCGTAACTATGTTGTATGCTCTTGGATTTATTGCCGTGCGCAGCTATCTTGATTCACCGATTCACCGTTCGGCTCCTTTTTTTGCGTCATGCTGCACATGCTGCATATACCACTTATTAGATATATGTTCCATATTATGTACGCACGAATGATACGTTCCTGATGTTACTCATGTGGCATATGGCATACATGTTATCGTCTTCCAAGCAGGCAAATTACATGAACATGATCAAATCAAAAAATTATACACTCAGCTGTATAATATTGTGCTATATGTCGTTCGTCGATCACAGAAACTCGAGTCAAGTTCTGCTGCTGAATCTGGAATTATTTTGAGTGATCCGTCGATCATTTTTAATCATTACGCGTTTTGAAAAAATGCTTTATTAACATCTTTTGAAAATAAAGAATGGACACTTGACcgacgaaagaagagccaGGGCTATCGCCATGGGGTTCTTGGCCCTTGCCGAGAAGAATACCTCAGCGCAGCTTATTGAACTATTTTCCGTCGGCTGCATCACCTAGCAGAACATGCAGACTCGAAGTGTTGTTACGCTTGTGCGATAGTCCACCACATAATATCTTGTTATCGGTCAGAAGGTCTGGGGACCTAGCGGCTGACAATTTACTCAGAGTGGGGCGATCAGCCCCAACGACGACTCAATAATACAATAGGTGGAGCATCTCTGGGGGAGAGCACGCAATGCCGTGCATAATGCTCGCACATCATCCCCTACCCGCGCAAGTCTTGCGTGTTCAATCTACTCAAATCATTATACGATCATAGCTCCCATCCATTCCCgatcatctctttcttaTCGCCTAGGAAGGGCCATTTGCGTCGAAAGATCGATCGCTCACTGTATCGCTGCATGAAGTGGTCCGTAGCTTTTGGCGGCGTAGGGGAAAAATTACGGAATCTTCTCGGTCATTAAAGACGTCTTCCTTTGTCCAATCTTCGAAGTCCTTAATATGTGCTGGCCACCCAGCCATGAAACCCTCGTACTAATCTTCACCCCATCTTGCTTGCCCTTAGTAGATGTTTGGTCCTTGTTTGCTTATTTAGAGATACCCCATAAGTGACTTGAATATGGTATTTTGAGAAGTTCATCTTTTCCACTGATTCGATATCTTGACCTGTTACTGACTGACGTATCGTGGGTAGATCCTACTGGCTGCTTGCTAATGCCCAACAAAACATTGATTATCGGTAGTTTATGCATAATGCAAACGTGCACAGTCCCTAATAATATCCAAAATGACTCTATGGGGAGAATGAAATGAATTAACGACTCCGATGGACTAAGCATTGAAAACGAGTCCATAAGCAAACCATTCTTTTATTGTGTAGCGAACGGAAAAATCTGCCCAcccccaaaaaaaagccGTTCAGaccttccatcccctcatcctccccaCAACGGCCAAaaccccttcctctccttcccgcTTCACATTCTCCCtccattcctcttcctccatctccaccaccctcccCCACTCTCCCAGCTCGCTCCACTCCACATCAAGCGCCCTCACCGCATTCTCCAAATATCCCAAGTCTTCTTTCAGTTGCGCTTGGCCTTCCTGAGAGAGATGCCGGATGGAAGGTAGGGTGTAAGAGGTAAAGTGTgataggagggagagtgtgAGAGATGATATCCAGGTGGTCTGGATCGTTTCTGGTGTAGGCGCGGGGGTaggggatgggatgggtGCGACTGATGCTGCGCTcgatgttgttgttgtcgttGGGTCAGATGTCGATGTTGAAGGTTCCTTATCCTTATCCTTATCCTttctggaggaggaaagacaaTCAAGAGCAACAGCATGTCCCATCCCTTCAACGAATGGCAAACTTCCCAAACTCCACCCCAACGCCTTTTCGCCGCCATATACCTCAAACACCCTCAATAGATCCAACAGCCCTTCCGACGTCCTTGTGATTACATCCGTCGGACTCAAACTAAATTGCGGTACGTAcagttctccttttttgaTTTTGGGCCGTTTATCCTCCTTAATCCACACCGCGAGAGAAGGGTAGGTGTCAAGCTGGGTGAGAAGGGGGGAAAGGATAGTctgttggagatggattTGAGATTCTCGGATGAAtgtgagaagagaggatttAGACTGAGGCAAGATGGGTGATGGCGCAGAGGTAATGAGAGCGTGTAAGTCGGCGGTGTTGAGCGTGGACTGTTGCAAAAGAGACACAGCGCCAAAAGTTGCTTTTCTTCCGTCCCATTCGCCATCCCATTTCTCCCCCTTTTGGGCTTTCAGCATCTTGGCGTACTCATTCAACTCGGCTTTCAACCCATCTTCCACAGCCACAAGCTTCTCTGCCACCTTTTGGAGTGAATCAAGGATATGCAAACCTACTTGCCAACCATTCCAATCcccatcgtcttcatccaacTCATCCAAATCGAGCTCATCCGCCTTATCCTTCTGTTTGTTATTATCCCTCTCAGACTTGgcgttgttgaggatggaaaTTCGTTCATCGTCGAAGAATCTGGAGATGCAAGTATCCACCGCACGGATAAGATGGGCTGCCCCAAAGCCAAAAGTGAATATCCTGCAGCGGGCTACTGCTTCCTCAAGCCTATCCTTGAGCTCGGCCGTACGTGATATCACGCCGCTCACTACATGCTTCCCACCCTGCTTAAGGCTTGTCTTCTCCCACGATGCCTTCAAATCCGCCACCTCCGCCTCCAAacacctcttctccaacgAAGAGTAGGACGATTGCCAGTCCAAGAATGGTTCATACAGGGTCGTCTCCCAGGCGTCATCGAGGTTCCCcggggaaggggaaagagaggtaGTAGCAACGTTAAGTGCGCGGGAGAATCTGCGAGAGATGGACTGATGTCGTTTAGAATGGGAGTGGGAGTTTGTGCGTGGAATTTGATGGTtgggtgaagatgatgagatgcCAGGGGAGGTTGAAATGGTGGCGGGTGATTCAACATCGACTTCGCCAGCCCCACCGCTCAGCAAGCCTCCTTGGGTGTTGAATATGATCTTGTCAATCAATCCTTGGATCCCCGCTCCCAAATCAACAGTCGATTCCCATGCCCCAACGAGTTCAGGAAGGGCACTAGGGCCGTGATAGTCCGTAACGGCGGCGAGGCGAtttgagaatgaaggatCAAGAGAGTCGAATGTAGATTGGAAGAACGACGCCAGGATCGAGGGCGCTGATtctggaaggaagacgagaggtATATATGATAACTCGGCTGAAAGGGTTTGAAGTACAAGGGAGTAGAACTTGGGGAGAAAATCCGATAGCTTTGATGAATTTTCGtcctgtccttcttccaccagtGGCTCCTTCCATGCCTCAAGtaacctccttcctctttccttgaAGTACCAACCCTtgaactcttcttccctttccatATCCATGAATACCTCCCAGAAAGCTCGCACTTCGTCCACTCCGTCGTCCTTTTTCAAGCTGTCCCTCAATGCTTCCCCTGCAACCCGCTCAAGCTCATCTCCAAGTGAAACCAAcaatctctttctctcctcccactcTGCCGGCTCATTCTTAAACACGACCATTGACCGACTTGCCTCAGCCAATCTCTGCCCGGCCTTTGCATACTCCTTCTCACTGATGAGAGTGGTGATCTCCGACTCTAGCGTTGACCATGATTCGGCTTCGCGCAGGGTGTCCCGCGCAGATTCGAGCCTGGTTTTAAGCTTGTCCAGGTGGGTGATCTTTTCCAGCGCATGAAAAGCTTTTACAGCTTCActctcttcaccacctGGGAAGTTGTTGTCCGGCATCTCATAATCCGCCTGTCTCGCAACCCGGTCTTGCACCATCCCCAGACTGACAGACAATCCACTGGCGCTCTCCCGCATAAATTGGAGATCGTACCCTAGCCTGGGAACAGTTCTGCTTACATCGCTCATCCCTTGCTCGATCGCTGATGCAGTATCCTGCGACAGGAGCGATAGTTGGGTAAGGAGGTCATTCAGGGCTGTGTCGATGGGTTGCAAAGAGGGCGGTTGAGGCTCGTTAGGGCgtggaagagatggtggaaggagaggcgcTAGAAGGGAGTTAAGAAAGTCGactggggaggaggtgttGTCGATAGAGGATGTGAGAGCGGAAAGTGATGAATTTGGTTGCTCTCCAGTTTCGGGAGTGGACATCGCTGGGCTGAACAGGTGGATTAGGCCGGATCACAGACCAAAACTTCCAGTACTGACAGAGTGTATGTAGTCCAATGTATGATTTTGGGGTTATGAGATGAGGTTGCGATGTTCAAGAAGTAGATGTGGACACGGCGGCCAGCTCGGACTGGGTGCTGCGCTACAGTAGAGGTTAGCTGGACTGCTTTAAGGACATGATAAAATTACCTTGATCTTTTTTAACTTTGGTCTCTAATGTATGTAAAATAGGGAGTCTGGGTAGAAGTAGGATTCAAAGCAGAGAAGACGATAAAATGCACGGAAAGAACATCCGGTACGTATATTGACATGATAGCTGTTCGTCGTGCCTCCACCGCGACAACTGCGTGAGGACCACTGCATATCGCCAGCTCGATGGGTGTTTCTTTACggttcttttccttttctttctaAATCCTATACACAGGCTAGTAGAGGAACATAGGTAATGTGTAAGATGACAAGACAATGAAGGTCGTGGGAGAGTGGTATATCGCCCATCATCACCTACAAGAAATCTCAAGCTTTTATTATTGCAGTAAAAAATCAAAATGCATCCaagtcttcctcttgctgCTGTCCGATATCCTTGAGATCGGTTCTTTGCCAACCCATAAGGCAC belongs to Cryptococcus neoformans var. grubii H99 chromosome 7, complete sequence and includes:
- a CDS encoding dihydroxy-acid dehydratase, variant, with the translated sequence MSNGACEGCNCGRSEQLQQEGDIPVDRPERSFTAPADAAPYEGVEPAVPLRSKQWFNDPSDPGMSALYLERYMNFGITLDELRPKNRPIIGIAQTGSDLSPCNRGHMELAKRVRDGIIANGGTPFEFPCHPIQETGKRPTASLDRNLSYLSLVEVLFGYPIDGVVLLTGCDKTTPALLMAAATVNIPAICMNVGPMLNGYRGHKLIGSGGVMWDSRAEYAAGKISESQFVQQVSLSAPSVGHCNTVGTATTMNCMAEALGMALPGSATIPAVYRERGACAYATGMRIVDLVREDIKPSDVLTKEAFENAIAANTAIGGSTNAPIHINAVAKHIGVDLSGDDWEKVGYHLPLLVNVQPAGEWLMEEFHRAGGLPSVIAELIKYDKLPHPDALTITGKTIKENCEGDFSRDRRVILPFDKPLRENAGFLHLKGSLFDSAIMKTSVISDAFREQYLSKPDDPMAFEGPVAVFDGPEDYHHRIEHSSKIDAGTILVMRGAGPQGYPGAAEVVNMIPPGRLINQGIELPCIGDGRQSGTSGSPSILNASPEAATGGMLAYLKDGDRLRIDLLKRSANVLLSAEEIEARKKEMGPYKVPKSQTPWQEIFRETASELSDGMVIKGAVKYQKLAQTAGVPRQNH